A region of Micromonospora sp. WMMD882 DNA encodes the following proteins:
- a CDS encoding MFS transporter has product MEINNAAAEPVRATRREWLGLAVLALPTLLLSLDLSALHLALSKLSSDLGASSIEQLWIIDIYGFMIAGFLITMGSLGDRIGRRKLLLIGATFFAIASVLAAFSTTPEMLIVTRALLGIAGATLMPSTLALITNMFQDPAQRGAAIGVWISCFMGGMVIGPLVGGALLQFFWWGSVFLLAVPVMVLLLAAGPALLPEFKDPNATGRLDLISVVLSLATILPAVWGVKELADSGVAAGPLAAIAVGLVAGVLFVIRQQRLEQPLMDLRLFGIRSFSGALVIALLGAAVGGGTILVVNIYLQMVEGLTPLRAGLLMLPSGIAMVIAAMTAPAIARTVRPAYVIAGGMVVAAIGYVLLTQVDRSGGFALIVVAVILTSAGSGPQAALSTELVLRAAPPEKAGSAASMSETSGELGMALGVAILGSTATAVYGASLDGNIPAGTPDAVAEPARASVIGAVTAGQGLDEPLSGQLIDAARTAFTSGLHSVAWISAALLIFLAIVAVATLSGAPPTGAAGHPGAPGAPEEPTEGPELEAAAERP; this is encoded by the coding sequence ATGGAGATCAACAACGCAGCGGCCGAGCCGGTACGCGCCACCCGCCGCGAATGGCTGGGGCTCGCCGTCCTCGCCCTGCCCACCCTGCTGCTGTCGCTCGACCTCAGCGCCCTGCACCTGGCGCTGTCCAAGCTCAGCAGCGACCTCGGCGCGAGCAGCATCGAACAGCTCTGGATCATCGACATCTACGGCTTCATGATCGCCGGCTTCCTGATCACAATGGGCAGCCTCGGCGACCGGATCGGCCGCCGTAAGCTCCTGCTCATCGGCGCGACGTTCTTCGCGATCGCGTCGGTGCTCGCGGCGTTCTCCACCACGCCGGAGATGCTCATCGTCACCCGGGCGCTGCTCGGCATCGCCGGCGCGACACTGATGCCGTCCACCCTCGCCCTGATCACCAACATGTTCCAGGACCCGGCCCAGCGCGGCGCGGCCATCGGCGTCTGGATCAGCTGCTTCATGGGCGGCATGGTGATCGGCCCACTGGTCGGCGGCGCGCTGCTCCAGTTCTTCTGGTGGGGCTCGGTCTTCCTGCTCGCCGTGCCGGTGATGGTGCTGCTGCTGGCCGCCGGCCCGGCGCTGCTGCCGGAGTTCAAGGACCCGAACGCCACCGGGCGACTTGACCTGATCAGCGTCGTGCTGTCCCTGGCCACGATCCTGCCGGCCGTGTGGGGCGTCAAGGAGCTGGCCGACTCGGGCGTCGCCGCCGGGCCGCTGGCGGCCATCGCGGTCGGCCTGGTGGCCGGCGTGCTCTTCGTGATCCGGCAGCAGCGCCTCGAGCAGCCGCTGATGGACCTGCGGCTGTTCGGCATCCGCTCGTTCAGCGGCGCGCTGGTGATCGCCCTGCTCGGCGCGGCCGTCGGTGGCGGCACGATCCTCGTCGTCAACATCTACCTGCAGATGGTCGAGGGGCTCACCCCGCTCCGCGCCGGCCTGCTCATGCTGCCGTCCGGCATCGCCATGGTCATCGCCGCGATGACCGCGCCGGCCATCGCCCGTACGGTGCGGCCGGCGTACGTGATCGCGGGCGGCATGGTCGTCGCCGCGATCGGCTACGTGCTGCTCACCCAGGTCGACCGCAGCGGCGGGTTCGCGCTCATCGTCGTCGCGGTGATCCTCACCAGCGCCGGCAGCGGCCCGCAGGCGGCGCTGAGCACCGAGCTGGTGCTGCGGGCCGCCCCGCCGGAGAAGGCCGGCTCGGCCGCGTCGATGTCGGAGACCAGCGGTGAGCTGGGCATGGCGCTCGGCGTGGCGATCCTCGGCAGCACCGCCACCGCGGTCTACGGCGCCAGCCTGGACGGCAACATCCCGGCCGGCACGCCCGACGCCGTCGCCGAGCCGGCCCGGGCCAGCGTCATCGGCGCGGTGACCGCCGGCCAGGGGCTCGACGAGCCGCTGAGCGGGCAGCTCATCGACGCGGCGCGGACCGCTTTCACCAGCGGCCTGCACTCCGTCGCCTGGATCAGCGCGGCGCTGCTGATCTTCCTGGCGATCGTGGCGGTGGCCACCCTGAGCGGCGCGCCGCCGACCGGGGCGGCCGGGCACCCGGGCGCGCCGGGCGCGCCGGAGGAGCCGACCGAAGGCCCCGAGCTGGAGGCCGCCGCCGAACGGCCCTGA
- a CDS encoding cytochrome P450: protein MTAVDLFSKSFQADPYPAYATLREESPVHHVQGPMGSDIWLITRYDDARAALADPRFSKDPKRAPEWAKMMAAGVGDEGPLGANMLNSDPPDHTRQRRLISMAFTRRRIERLRPRIQEITDGLVAAMAEQKEVDLVAALSYPLPITVICELLGIPGEDRDEFGRWTRMLLASPMTPEGVQSRREGNQHMDRYLTDLVATLRAEVNPDLDYDAQPNLISALVVPGKGDQLNERELLGMLKLLLVAGHETTVNLISNGTVALLLHPDQFRLLRERPELMPNAIDEFLRYNGPIERVPMRFTTEDVEIAGTTIPAGSAVNIVLAAADHDPSRFDDPDRLDITRAQNPHLAFGHGVHFCIGAPLARVEGDVAFSTMLARFPKIELACRPEELAWQIGGPNIMRGLASLPLVLHT from the coding sequence ATGACAGCAGTCGACCTGTTCAGCAAGAGTTTCCAGGCCGACCCCTATCCCGCCTACGCGACGCTGCGGGAGGAGTCCCCGGTGCACCACGTCCAGGGCCCGATGGGTTCGGACATCTGGCTGATCACCCGCTACGACGACGCCCGCGCCGCGCTGGCCGACCCCCGCTTCTCGAAGGACCCGAAGCGGGCCCCGGAGTGGGCCAAGATGATGGCGGCGGGCGTCGGCGACGAGGGCCCGCTCGGCGCGAACATGCTCAACAGCGACCCGCCGGACCACACCCGGCAGCGCCGCCTGATCAGCATGGCGTTCACCCGGCGGCGGATCGAGCGGCTGCGGCCCCGGATCCAGGAGATCACCGACGGGCTCGTCGCGGCGATGGCCGAGCAGAAGGAGGTCGACCTGGTCGCCGCCCTGTCCTACCCGCTGCCGATCACCGTCATCTGCGAGCTGCTCGGCATCCCCGGCGAGGACCGCGACGAGTTCGGCCGGTGGACGCGGATGCTGCTGGCGTCCCCGATGACCCCGGAGGGCGTGCAGAGCCGGCGCGAGGGCAACCAGCACATGGACCGGTACCTCACCGACCTGGTCGCCACGCTGCGCGCCGAGGTCAACCCGGACCTGGACTACGACGCCCAGCCGAACCTGATCAGCGCCCTGGTGGTGCCCGGCAAGGGTGACCAGCTCAACGAGCGGGAGCTGCTCGGCATGCTCAAGCTGCTGCTGGTCGCCGGGCACGAGACCACGGTCAACCTGATCAGCAACGGCACCGTCGCGCTGCTGCTGCACCCGGACCAGTTCCGACTGCTGCGCGAGCGCCCGGAGCTGATGCCGAACGCCATCGACGAGTTCCTCCGCTACAACGGGCCGATCGAGCGGGTGCCGATGCGGTTCACCACCGAGGACGTCGAGATCGCCGGGACGACCATCCCGGCCGGCAGCGCCGTCAACATCGTCCTGGCCGCCGCCGACCACGACCCGAGCCGGTTCGACGACCCGGACCGGCTGGACATCACCCGCGCCCAGAACCCGCACCTGGCGTTCGGGCACGGGGTGCACTTCTGCATCGGCGCGCCGCTGGCGCGGGTCGAGGGCGACGTCGCGTTCAGCACCATGCTGGCCCGCTTCCCCAAGATCGAGCTCGCCTGCCGGCCCGAGGAGCTGGCCTGGCAGATCGGCGGCCCGAACATCATGCGCGGCCTGGCGTCGCTGCCGCTGGTCCTGCACACCTGA
- a CDS encoding acyl-CoA dehydrogenase family protein, with the protein METTQAPSRNELVQRATALVPLLQKHASWAEENRRMHDEVVEALAEAGMFRMRIPKRYGGYESDTRTQAEVTAELARGDGSVGWTMSVWTIPGWMVGLFPDEAQDEVFATRDVRVCGTLSPSAEATPTEGGYVVNGQWGFISGALHSHWQEIIAMAPTPDGASMWPIMALVPMSDLQIVDDWHTAGMRGSGSVSTVARDVFVPQHRVLPLPLILQGQYASALNADSPMYRAPLLGVANASSVGTILGLARAARDTFFERLPNRKITYTSYEKQADAPLTHLQVAEATLKMDQAEFHAHRLTTLVDDKSLTGEPWTLEERARSRADIGAVCELGKAAVDIFAMASGGSSIYTSAPIQRIARDVTTVNLHALMLPSTNYELYGRVLCGLEPNSLYI; encoded by the coding sequence GTGGAGACCACCCAGGCACCATCGAGGAACGAGCTGGTCCAGCGCGCCACCGCTCTGGTGCCGTTGCTGCAGAAGCACGCCTCCTGGGCGGAGGAGAACCGCCGGATGCACGACGAGGTCGTCGAGGCGCTGGCCGAGGCCGGCATGTTCCGGATGCGCATCCCGAAGCGGTACGGCGGCTACGAGTCGGACACCCGCACCCAGGCCGAGGTGACCGCCGAGCTGGCCCGCGGCGACGGCTCGGTCGGCTGGACCATGTCGGTCTGGACGATCCCGGGCTGGATGGTCGGGCTCTTCCCCGACGAGGCGCAGGACGAGGTGTTCGCGACCCGGGACGTGCGGGTCTGCGGCACCCTCAGCCCGTCGGCCGAAGCGACCCCCACCGAGGGCGGGTACGTCGTCAACGGGCAGTGGGGCTTCATCAGCGGCGCGCTGCACAGCCACTGGCAGGAGATCATCGCCATGGCGCCGACCCCCGACGGCGCGTCGATGTGGCCGATCATGGCGCTGGTGCCGATGTCCGACCTCCAGATCGTCGACGACTGGCACACCGCCGGCATGCGCGGCTCGGGCAGCGTGTCGACGGTGGCCCGGGACGTGTTCGTGCCCCAGCACCGGGTGCTGCCCCTGCCGCTGATCCTCCAGGGCCAGTACGCGTCGGCGCTCAACGCCGACTCGCCGATGTACCGGGCGCCGCTGCTCGGGGTGGCCAACGCCAGCTCGGTGGGGACGATCCTCGGTCTGGCGCGGGCGGCCCGGGACACGTTCTTCGAGCGCCTGCCCAACCGGAAGATCACCTACACCAGCTACGAGAAGCAGGCCGACGCGCCGCTCACCCACCTCCAGGTCGCCGAGGCGACGCTGAAGATGGACCAGGCGGAGTTCCACGCCCACCGGCTGACGACGCTGGTGGACGACAAGAGCCTCACCGGCGAGCCGTGGACGCTGGAGGAGCGGGCCCGCTCCCGGGCGGACATCGGCGCGGTGTGCGAGCTGGGCAAGGCGGCGGTGGACATCTTCGCCATGGCCAGCGGCGGCTCGTCGATCTACACGTCGGCCCCGATCCAGCGGATCGCCCGGGACGTCACCACCGTCAACCTGCACGCGCTCATGCTGCCCAGCACCAACTACGAGCTGTACGGGCGCGTCCTGTGCGGCCTGGAGCCGAACTCGCTCTACATCTGA
- a CDS encoding VOC family protein, translating into MTFDASDPARLAEFWAGMLGREVVDEAGGVFLPGDDTQLSLRFVPVDAAERRSSRSLHLHLHLHLHLHLTSVDAADQQRLTATARRLGGDHLDVGQLPEEGHVVLADPEGNEFCVIEPGNNFLAGCGLLGEIACDGSREVGLFWSAALGWPLVWDQDEETAVQSPYGGTKVAWGGPPVAPKAGRNPQRFDLAPAGVDLSTEVSRLVTLGATRLGEADGVVTLADPDGNEFRVRGS; encoded by the coding sequence GTGACCTTCGACGCGTCCGATCCGGCCCGGCTAGCGGAGTTCTGGGCCGGCATGCTCGGTCGGGAGGTCGTCGACGAGGCCGGCGGCGTGTTCCTGCCGGGCGACGACACCCAGCTCAGCCTCCGGTTCGTCCCGGTCGACGCGGCGGAGCGACGGTCGAGCCGCAGCCTGCACCTGCACCTGCACCTGCACCTGCACCTGCACCTGACCAGCGTCGACGCCGCCGACCAGCAGCGCCTGACGGCGACGGCGCGCAGACTCGGCGGTGACCACCTCGACGTCGGGCAGCTCCCCGAGGAGGGGCACGTCGTCCTCGCCGACCCCGAGGGCAACGAGTTCTGCGTGATCGAGCCGGGCAACAACTTCCTCGCCGGGTGCGGCCTGCTTGGCGAGATCGCCTGCGACGGCAGCCGCGAGGTGGGCCTGTTCTGGAGCGCGGCGCTGGGCTGGCCGCTGGTCTGGGACCAGGACGAGGAGACCGCCGTCCAGTCGCCGTACGGCGGCACCAAGGTCGCCTGGGGCGGCCCACCGGTGGCCCCGAAAGCGGGCCGGAACCCGCAGCGCTTCGACCTCGCCCCGGCCGGCGTTGACCTGTCGACCGAGGTCAGCCGCCTGGTCACCCTCGGGGCCACCCGGCTCGGCGAGGCGGACGGCGTCGTCACGCTCGCCGACCCCGACGGCAACGAGTTCCGGGTACGAGGAAGCTGA
- a CDS encoding DUF899 domain-containing protein yields MTPRVVSRDEWLVEREKLLVREKQLTRERDAVSALRRELPMVRIDKTYTFEGPEGSVDLLGLFDGSRQLIVRHYMFHPNWDEGCAGCSLQVDNLGHPAHLRARDTNLVLISRAPLAKLTSFKERMGWTVPWYSSFATDFNQDFGVTRDNSESSGLSVFLRDGDDIFHTYSSFSRGGDALINTYNYLDLTPLGRQEAELDYPQQWWRLHDQYEN; encoded by the coding sequence ATGACACCAAGGGTCGTCAGCCGCGACGAGTGGCTTGTGGAACGCGAGAAACTACTGGTACGTGAGAAGCAGTTGACGCGCGAGCGGGACGCGGTGAGCGCGCTGCGGCGCGAGCTGCCGATGGTCCGGATCGACAAGACCTACACGTTCGAGGGGCCGGAGGGCTCCGTGGACCTGCTCGGTCTCTTCGACGGCTCGCGGCAGTTGATCGTCCGGCACTACATGTTCCACCCCAACTGGGACGAGGGCTGTGCCGGCTGCTCGTTGCAGGTCGACAATCTCGGCCACCCGGCGCACCTGCGGGCCCGGGACACCAACCTGGTGCTGATCTCGCGGGCCCCGCTGGCGAAGCTCACCAGCTTCAAGGAGCGGATGGGCTGGACGGTCCCCTGGTACTCCTCCTTCGCCACCGACTTCAACCAGGACTTCGGCGTCACCCGGGACAACTCCGAGTCGTCCGGGCTGAGCGTCTTCCTCCGCGACGGCGACGACATCTTCCACACCTACTCGTCGTTCTCCCGGGGCGGTGACGCCCTGATCAACACCTACAACTACCTCGACCTGACGCCGCTCGGCCGGCAGGAGGCCGAGTTGGACTACCCCCAGCAGTGGTGGCGGCTGCACGACCAGTACGAGAACTGA
- a CDS encoding activator-dependent family glycosyltransferase, translating into MRVLFLAGINKSHLYAMTPLAWALQIAGHQVRVASQPDLADDVARTGFTPAPVGRELRMAEKLGPAAPTSAADRSGGWVKPVDGSFPEDPHGHLESIVSGFFPMVCPEPMFDDLIAYAQDWKPDLIIWNTLALAGGVAARISGAAHARLLFGADGLGQIRSAFHARRAGLPVDELPEDPLAGWLGPILRRHGHDFDEEVALGQWTIDPMPSWVFHPRTNAHYVPLRHVPYNGPARIPDWMREPPSRPRVCLTLGVSHRESHGVEASPADLMEAVADLDAEIVATLDSRQTATLDHVPDNVRVVDFVPMNALLPSCAAIVHHGGTQTFAAALENAVPQLLVPSAYWTEKWWGPVAEGNGLERRGAGIYVADSDWFAPEMLREALTRVLKDPSFKENAVRLRAERQAVPTANELVPTLERLTAAHQARR; encoded by the coding sequence ATGCGCGTCCTGTTCCTCGCCGGAATCAACAAGTCGCACCTGTACGCGATGACCCCGCTCGCCTGGGCCCTGCAGATCGCCGGGCACCAGGTGCGGGTGGCCAGCCAACCCGACCTCGCCGACGACGTGGCCCGCACCGGCTTCACCCCGGCCCCCGTCGGCCGGGAGCTGCGGATGGCGGAGAAGTTGGGCCCGGCCGCCCCGACCTCGGCCGCCGACCGCAGCGGCGGCTGGGTCAAGCCGGTCGACGGCAGCTTCCCGGAGGATCCGCACGGTCACCTGGAGTCGATCGTGTCGGGCTTCTTCCCGATGGTCTGCCCGGAGCCGATGTTCGACGACCTCATCGCGTACGCCCAGGACTGGAAACCCGATCTGATCATCTGGAACACGTTGGCGCTGGCCGGCGGGGTGGCCGCCCGGATCAGCGGGGCCGCGCACGCCCGGCTGCTGTTCGGCGCGGACGGGCTGGGGCAGATCCGCTCCGCGTTCCACGCCCGCCGGGCCGGGCTGCCCGTCGACGAGCTGCCCGAGGATCCGCTCGCCGGCTGGCTCGGGCCGATCCTGCGCCGGCACGGGCACGACTTCGACGAGGAGGTCGCGCTCGGCCAGTGGACGATCGACCCGATGCCGTCCTGGGTGTTCCATCCCCGCACCAACGCGCACTACGTGCCGCTGCGGCACGTGCCGTACAACGGACCGGCCCGGATCCCGGACTGGATGCGGGAGCCGCCGTCGCGGCCCCGGGTCTGCCTGACCCTGGGCGTCTCGCACCGCGAGTCGCACGGCGTCGAGGCGTCCCCGGCGGACCTGATGGAGGCCGTCGCCGACCTCGACGCCGAGATCGTCGCGACGTTGGACAGCCGGCAGACCGCCACCCTCGACCACGTGCCGGACAACGTGCGGGTGGTCGACTTCGTCCCGATGAACGCGCTGCTGCCGAGCTGCGCGGCGATCGTGCACCACGGCGGCACGCAGACGTTCGCCGCCGCGCTGGAGAACGCGGTCCCGCAGTTGCTGGTGCCCAGCGCGTACTGGACGGAGAAGTGGTGGGGGCCGGTCGCCGAGGGCAACGGCCTGGAGCGGCGCGGCGCCGGCATCTACGTGGCGGACTCCGACTGGTTCGCCCCGGAGATGCTGCGTGAGGCGCTGACCCGGGTGCTCAAGGACCCGTCGTTCAAGGAGAACGCCGTCCGGCTGCGGGCCGAACGGCAGGCCGTCCCCACCGCCAACGAGCTGGTGCCCACCCTGGAACGGCTCACCGCCGCCCACCAAGCCCGCCGCTGA
- a CDS encoding acyltransferase, producing MSHSAVRQYSVPPSTGGSKLPSLTGLRFVAALLVFLYHTSQFMSPVPPHLPVTPFADPGWSQAWAKVLGAGGFVGVSFFFVLSGFVLTWSTRPGDGAWSFLRRRLLKIYPMHVVTWAVAMVLFAAAFTPVSSWLPNLLLLHSFSSNPAVSISVNPPSWSLSCELLFYVLFPLLIVPLRRISDSRLWAAATAVVLGAVGVVLITLYVVPDLPKGPFIPDLSMQQFWFGYFFPPARLFEFALGMVLARIVMAGRWPRFGMLPAAVLAVASYALALYVPTAFAFSLVTLVPLGLLIAATAQADLTGRRTPFGGRTMRWLGDISFGFYMAQGIVLYHGRLLFGDSAQYDTPVAIAVLLAFTAANLLAGWLLFVAVERPVMRKWGRRRSRTTDGGDRPATVAPAPVPGNPAPQL from the coding sequence ATGTCCCATTCCGCCGTACGCCAGTACTCCGTACCTCCCTCGACCGGCGGCAGCAAACTGCCGTCCCTGACCGGGCTCCGGTTCGTCGCCGCGCTCCTGGTGTTCCTCTACCACACCTCGCAGTTCATGTCCCCGGTGCCGCCGCACCTGCCGGTGACACCGTTCGCCGACCCCGGGTGGAGTCAGGCCTGGGCGAAGGTCCTCGGCGCCGGCGGATTCGTCGGCGTCTCGTTCTTCTTCGTGCTGAGCGGATTCGTGCTCACCTGGTCCACCCGGCCCGGTGACGGCGCCTGGTCCTTCCTCCGGCGGCGGCTCCTCAAGATCTACCCGATGCACGTGGTGACCTGGGCCGTGGCGATGGTGCTGTTCGCGGCGGCATTCACCCCGGTCTCCTCCTGGCTGCCGAATCTGCTGCTGCTGCACTCGTTCTCATCGAATCCGGCAGTCTCCATCAGCGTCAATCCGCCGAGCTGGTCGCTCTCCTGCGAGCTGCTGTTCTACGTGCTGTTCCCGCTGCTCATCGTTCCGCTGCGGCGGATCTCCGACAGTCGGCTGTGGGCGGCGGCGACCGCCGTGGTGCTCGGCGCGGTGGGCGTCGTCCTGATCACGCTGTACGTGGTGCCGGACCTGCCGAAGGGCCCGTTCATCCCCGACCTGTCGATGCAGCAGTTCTGGTTCGGGTACTTCTTCCCGCCGGCCCGGCTGTTCGAGTTCGCCCTCGGCATGGTGCTCGCCCGGATCGTCATGGCCGGCCGGTGGCCCCGGTTCGGCATGCTGCCCGCCGCCGTGCTCGCCGTGGCCAGCTACGCGCTCGCCCTGTACGTGCCCACCGCGTTCGCGTTCAGCCTGGTCACGCTGGTGCCGCTGGGGCTGCTGATCGCCGCCACCGCGCAGGCCGACCTGACCGGCCGGCGCACCCCGTTCGGTGGTCGCACGATGCGGTGGCTCGGGGACATCTCGTTCGGGTTCTACATGGCGCAGGGCATCGTGCTCTACCACGGCCGGCTCCTGTTCGGCGACAGCGCCCAGTACGACACCCCGGTGGCGATCGCCGTGCTGCTCGCGTTCACCGCGGCGAACCTGCTGGCCGGCTGGCTGCTGTTCGTCGCCGTGGAACGCCCGGTGATGCGGAAGTGGGGTCGACGCCGCAGCCGTACCACCGACGGCGGTGACCGTCCGGCCACGGTCGCCCCGGCCCCCGTACCCGGAAATCCCGCCCCTCAGCTCTGA
- a CDS encoding sigma-70 family RNA polymerase sigma factor: protein MSRVGTGQSEEPAVVDAVRAGDEAAFAELTERHRRELHVHCYRMLGSFDDAEDLVQETFLRAWRRRETFQGRSTFRAWLYRIATNACLDFVERHPRRPRGALTTTPAPAGPASAAAFPQVEIPWLQPYPDRLLEPVASPDAEPDTAVIAKETIELAFLAAIQHLPPKQRAVLILRDVLGWPANDTAALLNGTVPAVNSALQRARLTLKQHLPQRRSEWAAVTDPSEEERAVLQRYVRATENADLAGLAELLREDARFTMPPKPTWYVGRATIIETWTPVLVGPNAWRDWRHVLTRANRQPAVACYVRPEGADRYHALGLDVLRIEDGAVAEITAFQPEVFPAFGLPLTV, encoded by the coding sequence GTGAGCAGGGTGGGCACAGGGCAGAGCGAGGAACCGGCGGTGGTGGACGCCGTCCGCGCCGGTGACGAGGCGGCGTTCGCCGAGCTGACCGAGCGGCACCGCCGTGAGCTGCACGTGCACTGCTACCGGATGCTCGGCTCCTTCGACGACGCCGAGGACCTGGTGCAGGAGACCTTCCTGCGGGCCTGGCGCAGACGCGAGACGTTCCAGGGCCGGTCCACCTTCCGGGCCTGGCTGTACCGCATCGCCACCAACGCCTGCCTGGATTTCGTCGAGCGTCACCCGCGGCGGCCCCGGGGCGCGCTGACCACCACCCCGGCCCCGGCCGGCCCGGCGTCGGCGGCGGCCTTCCCGCAGGTGGAGATCCCCTGGTTGCAGCCGTACCCGGATCGGCTCCTGGAGCCGGTGGCCTCCCCCGACGCGGAGCCGGACACGGCGGTCATCGCCAAGGAGACCATCGAGCTGGCGTTCCTGGCGGCCATCCAGCACCTGCCGCCCAAGCAGCGCGCGGTGCTCATCCTGCGGGACGTGCTCGGCTGGCCGGCCAACGACACGGCGGCGCTGCTGAACGGCACCGTGCCGGCGGTCAACAGCGCCCTGCAACGGGCCAGGCTGACGCTCAAGCAGCACCTGCCGCAGCGGCGCAGCGAGTGGGCCGCGGTGACCGACCCGAGCGAGGAGGAACGCGCCGTCCTCCAGCGGTACGTGCGGGCGACCGAGAACGCCGACCTGGCGGGCCTGGCCGAGCTGCTGCGGGAGGACGCCCGCTTCACCATGCCGCCCAAGCCCACCTGGTACGTCGGGCGTGCCACGATCATCGAGACGTGGACCCCGGTGCTGGTGGGCCCGAACGCCTGGCGGGACTGGCGGCACGTGCTGACCCGGGCCAACCGGCAGCCGGCGGTGGCCTGTTACGTCCGGCCCGAGGGCGCGGACCGCTACCACGCGCTCGGGCTCGACGTGCTGCGCATCGAGGACGGCGCGGTCGCGGAGATCACCGCCTTCCAGCCGGAGGTCTTTCCCGCGTTCGGCCTGCCGCTCACCGTGTGA
- a CDS encoding glycosyltransferase, with translation MRIVCASQPAPGHFLPTAPLLRALLAAGHEVTVVSSPAFGPFVRRAGFRFRPVGEPWLAADVTPRPFAVGESPTVRDGDYTFALDTTRANAWAAGDVLADLRPDLLVREPAEFGVTFAAERAGVPTSTVGVGFLRTGDRLLADGGARLLPIRAALGLPDRVADLDALSRRRYVQTAPEVFEPVPDALTTLRLVDRVRRPADAPAVRPRALVTMGTLLTSENLLARIMDDLARLPVPCVLAAGDRHEEVAATAPDHVEVVGFTDLAALAAECTMMICHGGFGSLTTAFTHALPIVVLPYNVDQDFNADRVERIGCGRRVDWHRLGEGDLADAVAAVHDDPAYRVAARRLADDVAALAPPAQAAATLVTELAADLA, from the coding sequence GTGCGGATCGTCTGTGCCAGCCAGCCGGCCCCCGGCCATTTCCTGCCCACCGCGCCGCTGCTGCGCGCGCTGCTGGCCGCCGGCCACGAGGTGACCGTGGTGTCCAGCCCGGCGTTCGGGCCGTTCGTCCGGCGGGCCGGCTTCCGGTTCCGTCCGGTGGGTGAGCCATGGCTGGCGGCCGACGTGACGCCCCGGCCGTTCGCCGTCGGGGAGAGCCCGACCGTCCGCGACGGCGACTACACCTTCGCGCTGGACACCACCCGGGCGAACGCCTGGGCGGCCGGCGACGTGCTGGCCGACCTCCGGCCGGACCTGCTGGTCCGTGAGCCGGCCGAGTTCGGGGTCACCTTCGCGGCGGAACGGGCCGGGGTGCCCACCAGCACCGTGGGCGTCGGGTTCCTCCGTACCGGGGATCGACTGCTCGCCGACGGCGGCGCGCGCCTGCTGCCGATCCGGGCCGCGCTGGGCCTGCCCGACCGCGTCGCGGACCTGGACGCGCTGAGCCGGCGGCGGTACGTGCAGACCGCCCCGGAGGTGTTCGAGCCGGTGCCCGACGCGCTCACCACGCTGCGGCTGGTCGACCGGGTCCGCCGCCCGGCCGACGCGCCGGCCGTACGCCCCCGCGCCCTGGTCACCATGGGCACGCTGCTGACCTCCGAGAACCTGCTCGCCCGGATCATGGACGATCTGGCCCGGCTGCCCGTGCCCTGCGTGCTGGCGGCCGGTGACCGGCACGAGGAGGTCGCCGCGACCGCCCCCGACCACGTCGAGGTGGTCGGCTTCACCGACCTGGCCGCGCTCGCCGCCGAGTGCACCATGATGATCTGCCACGGCGGGTTCGGCTCGCTGACCACCGCCTTCACCCACGCGCTGCCCATCGTCGTGCTGCCCTACAACGTGGACCAGGACTTCAACGCCGACCGGGTCGAGCGGATCGGCTGCGGTCGCCGGGTCGACTGGCACCGCCTTGGCGAGGGCGACCTGGCCGATGCCGTCGCGGCCGTCCACGACGACCCCGCGTACCGGGTCGCGGCCCGGCGGCTCGCCGACGACGTCGCCGCCCTCGCTCCGCCCGCCCAGGCCGCCGCGACCCTGGTCACCGAGCTGGCCGCCGACCTGGCCTGA